In Labilithrix sp., the DNA window TCCCGCGTCTCTTCATCAGCCTCACGACGACGGATCCGTGGGATCGCGACGTCGACGCGGTCCCCACCGTCGGGAGCGGCGCGCCGCCGGCGCCGGTCCCGCTCGGCGTCCGCCTCCGTCCGGGCGCGAAGGTCCGGCGCGTGGTGGAGTGGTTCGCGCTCCGCATCCCCGCGCCGCCGCCGATGTTCCAGAACGACGCGGGGCATCGCTTCTACCCGAAGACGGCGGCGCTGCCGCTCGCGCCGGGTGAGTACGGCGTCGCGCTCGACCTCCCGTTCTTCGCGCTCTCGAAGGAGGAGCGGAAGCAGGCGCTGAAGCTCAAGGTGCTCGCGATGCCCAAGCTCGACGCGGGGCTGCCTCGTTAGCGGTCGGATTCAGAGGCCGCCGTCGAGCTGGCGCGTGGGGACGACGGAGTCGGGGAGGTCCGGCTCGATGCGCCAGGCCGCGCCTTCGCGCGTGCAGCGGACGGCGGCGTGCTCTTCGGCGCCTTCGCCGTTCACGTCGACCCACGCCTCGTTGCCGTCGATGCGCGCCGTCATCGTGCGCGGGCGGAAGCGGAGGCCGAAGCGGCCCTCCGCGAGCATCTCGTGCGGCTCGTAGCGTCGCCCCTGTCCGCGGCTCGCGCGATCGGCGCGGTCCTTGAGGTTCGCGCGCGCGTGCGGACCGAGCAGCGCGTACGCCTCCTTCATCGCGCGCGAGTCCTCCGACGCGCTCTCCATCTTCTCGAGCCACAGCCGCACGACGCCTTCGGGCGTGCTGTCCGGCGGCGGCCGCGAGCACGCGACGAGGAGCGCCGCGACGACCGCGACGATCGCGCCGACGAACGAGCGGCGGATCACGCGCGCTCGCTCGCGAGCGAGCCGAGCCCCATCGCGGCGCGGACCTCTTTCATCGTCTCCCGCGCGATGCGGCGCGCCTTGGCGGCGCCGTCGCCGAGGGCCTCGCGGATCTGCGGGAGCTGTAGCTCCGCGCGCTTCCGGCGCAGCGGGACGAGCTCCCTGTCGAAGTTCTCGTAGAGCACCTTCTTGCAGTCGACGCAGCCCCACTTCGCGCCGGTGCAGTTGGTGACGACCTCGGCCTGCGTCTCCTTCGAGGAGACCGCTTTGTGCATCGTGTAGATGTTGCAGATCTCGGGGTTGCCCGGGTCTTTGAGCTGCTTGCGCGCGGGGTCGGTGAACGAGGTGCGGAGCTTCGACCAGAACTGCTCTCGCTCCTCGAAGAGGGAGATCGTGTTGCCCTTCGACTTCGACATCTTGGCCTCGCCGTCGAGGCCCATGATGCGCGGCGTGGTGGAGAGGCGCGGCTTCGGCTCGACGAAGACGTCGCCGAAGCGGTGGTTGAAGCGGCGCACGGTCTCGCGCGCGAGCTCGAGGTGCTGCACCTGGTCGTCGCCAACGGGGACGATCGTCGCTTTGTAGAGGAGGATGTCCGCGCTCATGAGGACGGGGTACGTGAAGAGCGCGGTCGAGACGAAGTCCTTGCCCTCGCCCTTCTCTTTGAACTGCGTCATGCGCCCGAGGTCCCCCATCGGCGTGACGCTCGCGAGGTACCAGGCGAGCTCGGTGTGCTCCCGCACGTCGCTCTGCACGAAGAGGGTGGTCTTCGCGGGGTCGAGCCCGCACGCGACGAGGTCGATCGCGAACCCGTCGATGCGCGCGCGGAGGTCCGCCGCCTCGTAGGGCACCGTGATCGCGTGCGCGTCGACGATGCAGAACATCGTGTCCTCGACGTCCTCCTCGATCTGCCTCCGCCACGTGCGCACCGCCCCGAGGTAATTGCCGATATGGAGCTCACCCGAAGGCTGGATGCCGGAGAAGACGCGCGGTCGAGTCACGGCCGGCAGTCTAGCAGCGTGTTTGGGCGAGAAGTTGGCCATGTAGGCAAATGTAGGCCCCAATGCCGGGCCATGAAGCGCGACGAGAGCGGGGTTCGCCTCTCATGGGCTGGGAAAGACGCGGTGTTCGAGGCGCCGGGCGCGTTGGCGTCGGAGCGGGTGTTGCGCTCGGGGCGTGGGGCGCTCTGGCTCGGGGACAACCGGGCGTCGCTCGCGGCGATGAGGAAGGAGATCGGGAGCACGGTCACGCTCGCGTACCTCGATCCGCCGTTTCTCACCGGGCGCGCGTTCGAGGCGATCGAGAAGGAGAACGCGCCGCCGCGGTCGGGGCCGCTCAGCAAGCGGCCGAAGAAGTTCGCGTTCGACGATCGGTGGTCGGGGCGCGGTGAGTACCTCGAGGCGCTCGGACAAAGGCTCGTGCTCGTGCGTGAGCTGCTCGCGCCGCACGGATCGGTCGTGGTGCACGTCGATCCGAAGACGAGCCACTACGTGAAGGTGCTCTGCGACGAGATCTTCGGCGACGACGCGTTCGCGAGCGAGATCGTGTGGCGCTACCGGCGCTGGCCGAGCAAGACGCCCAACTTCCAGCGCGTCCACGACGTGCTCCTCCGCTACCGCAAGGACCCGAAGGCGGCGCCGCGCTGGAACCAGCCCTACGAGCCGCTCGCCGCGTCGACCCTCGCGACGTGGGGGACGAACAAGCAGCGCGCCGTCATCGAGGCCGACGGGCGCCGCGCGCGATCGTCGACGCTCGACGAGCCCTCGAAGGGCGTGCCGATGGGGGACGTCTGGGAGATCGGCGTCATCGCGCCGGTGTCGAAGGAGCGCACCGGGTATCCCTCGCAGAAGCCGGAGCTCCTGCTCGAGCGCCTCGTCTCCGCGCTGTCCGATCCCGGCGACCTCGTGCTCGATCCCTACATGGGCAGCGGCACGACGCTCGCGGCGGCGGCGAAGCTCGGGCGCTCCTTCGTCGGGGCGGACGCGAGCGAGGTCGCGTTCGGCATCACGCAGAAGCGGCTCGAAGACCTCGGCGTCGCCTTCGAGGAGGACTCCGCCCGCCGGGTGAAGAAGTCCGCGTGAGCCCTCGACGCCTGCGCTCGCTCGCGGGACGATGGAGCATGCTTCGCCGCCTCGTCCCTTCGCTGGCGCTCTTCCTCTTCCTCCTCACTTCCTCCGCCCGCGCGCAGTACGCGCCGTACCCGCAGCAGTATCCGCCGCCCCCGCCGCCGGGACCGTACGCGCCGTATCCTCCGCCGCCGCCGCAGTACGCGCCGTACCCGCAACGGTACCCGTCGTATCCGCAGCAGCCGCCCCCGCCGGTCTGTCCGCCGATCGACGAGGACGAGCCGTTCGAGGTCGAGCCGAACGGCTGCAAGAAGCGGAAGTCGAAGCCGTGGGAGCAGGGCAGCGTGTTCGGCGTCCGCGCCTCGATGACCACGACGAAGGGCGCCGAGACGAACGGGATGTTCGGCGGCGTGATGGTCGCGGGGAACTCGGAGCAGTTCAAGACGACGGGCGTGCTCACGCTCCACGAGTCGAGCCACGCGTCGATCGGCGGCGGCTCGGCGGGCTTCGAGGGCGGGCTCGGCGGGCTGATCGCGCTCGGCGCGCGCGCGCCCTTCGGGAAGGAGCACGGGCCGCTCGCGCGGATCGGCTTCCACGGCGAGCTCCTCGGCAACAAGCGCTTCTACTTCTCGCGCCTCTCGCTCCCGGTCGCGGAGGTCGCGTACCAGTACCTGAAGGGCCGCAACGTCATCGAGGCCGGCGTCCGCGCGGCGCCGCTGATCACGGGGCGCTACAACACGGGCCATCGCACGCGGCGCGAGCTCGGCGGCGGCAGCCTGGAGTGGGGCGGCTACTTCGCGCTCCACTCGCGCCTCCTCCGCTTCGACATGGGCTACACGCGGATCGAGGCGGACGACAACCTCCCCGGCGGCGCCGTCGCCGTGCTGCGCGGGAACGGCTGCGTCTACCTCGGGCGGCTCGGCATCTGCGCCGACGGGATGTACACGCGCGGCGACGGGTATTTCACGCTGCCGCTGTTCCCCGGCCAGCGGTTCGACCGCGACGTCCGATCCTTCTACGGCGGCCTCACCATCGGCGTCGTCGATCTGTGACGCCGCCGGTTTAACCGAGTACCCTCAGCCATTCCTGTGAACCCCAACCAATTCAGCACCAGGCACTTCGCCGGGCTCTTCCTCGTTGGTTTCGCCGCGGCCGCGACGTACTTCCTCCTGAAGGACGCGAAGGATCCGTCGCAGGTGATGCCGACCGTGCTCCTGATCATCGCCGGCACCGGCGCCGTGATCGTCTTCTTCCTCATGGGGCAAGGTGGAGGCGCGCAGGACGTCAGCTCCGTCACCGACGGCGTCAACCGCGCGCGCCGCGGGGAGCGCCCGTCGCCGCCGCTCGGCGCGTCGCCCGAGCTCGCGCGCGTGTTCGACGAGCTCGGCCGCCTCGCGGAGGACGAGAGCAAGCGCGCGCGGGAGGCGCGCGAAGCGCAGGCCGAGATCGAGACGCTGACGCGCAAGCTCCAGGAGAGCGTGCAGGCGCAGGTCACGGCCTCGGAGGACACGTCGCGCCTGGTGAAGGACATCGCCGGCGCTATGCGCGCGTTCTCGACCAGCGTCGAGTCGCTCACCCACAACGCGGAGGAGTCGTCGTCGTCGATCCTCGAGATGACGGCGACGAGCGCGGAGGTCGCGACCAACATCGGCGACCTCGCGAACAGCGTGCGCGAGAGCGTGAGCTCGATCGAGGAGATGGCGGCCTCGATCAAGGAGGTGAACAAGAACATCGACGCCCTCGCGCTCACGGCGGAGGAGACGAGCTCGTCGATGAACGAGATGGACGTCTCGATCGATCAGGTGCAGTCGAACGCGAACGAGACCGCGCGCCTCTCGGAGGAAGTGACGCTCGACGCGGAGAAGGGCGCGGAGGCGATCCTGAAGACGATCAGCGAGATCTACCGCATCAAGGAGAGCTCGCAGGAGGCCGTCACCGCGATCGGCACGCTCGGAGCGCGCATCGACGCGATCGGCCAGATCGTCAACGTCATCGACGACGTCGCCGAGCAGACGAACCTCCTCGCGCTCAACGCCGCGATCATCGCCGCCCAGGCCGGCGAGCAGGGCAAGGGCTTCGCCGTCGTCGCGGACGAGATCAAGGATCTCGCCGAGCGCGCCGGCGCGAGCACGCGCGAGATCACGGACCTCATCAAGACGGTCCAGGGCGAGAGCAAGAACGCGATCACGGCGGTCGAGCGCGGCGCGCACAACGTCGACCGCGGCGTCGAGGTCTCGAACGAGGCCGAGCGCGCGCTCAAGAAGATCCTCGAGTCGAGCCAGAAGTCGACGACCATGGTCCGCGCGATCGCGCGCGCGACGGTGGAGCAGTCGAAGGGCTCGCGTCAGGTCACCGACGCGATCGGGCGCATCTCGGACGCGGTGCAGCAGATCGCGGTCGCGACGGGGCAGCAGGCGAAGGGCGCCGAGCACATCACGAAGAGCGCCGACAAGATGCGCATCATCACGCAGCAGGTCGAGCGCAGCGCCAACGAGCAGGCGAAGGGCGGCCGCCAGATCACGACCGCGATCGAGAACATCTCGGGGATGGTGACGGACCTCAACACCGGCCACAAATCCCAGTCCGAGGGCGCGAAGCAGCTCGTCGCGATGATCACGAAGGTCGAGGAGAGCGCGCGCGCGCAGGAGGCCGCGCTCCGCCAGCTCACGAGCGCGCTCTCCACCTTCCGCCTGCGCTGAGGATCTCGTCGTCGTCGCGCGACCGAGACAAGGGGAGCACGTGAGCATGACTTCCCGCGCCGCCGCACTCCTCTTCGTCCTCGCCGCGCCGGGCTGCACGCTCTTCTTCCTCGGGAGTGGCTTTACGGACGGCGACGGCGACGGGAGCCCGCCGCAGGGAGACGCCGCGGCCGAGGGGGCGGCGGCGATCGAGGCGTCGCCCGACGACGCGACGACCGCCGACGACGCGCCGGTCGACGCGCCGCCCGCGCATGCCTACGTCGCGGCGGTGATGGCGGACGCGCCCGCGTCGTACTGGCGGCTCGAGGAGCCGGCCGGCAACATCCTCGCCGACGAGATGGGCCGCCGTCCGCTCACGATCATCCATCCCTCGCGGGTGCAGCGCGGGCAGAAGGGCGCGCTGAGCGGAGCCTCGATCACGCTCAATGGCAACACGGAGCTCCGCGTCGGCGGCGAGATCGACCTCTCTCCCGACAAGACGTTCACGCTCGAGGCCTGGGTCCGGCCGACCTCGAGCGGCGACGACTACCGGCGCTTGTTCTCGAAGATCACGATCGGCGGGGGCGGGCCGCTCGACGGGACGTACGCGTGGCTCAACGCCGGACGGGGAGTCGTCGGCTTCGAGCGCTGGCGCGAGAGGGCGGTGGTGGACGGCCTGTACTGGGACACGCGCTTGCCAGCCGACCGCTTCACGCATCTCGTCATCGTCTACGACGGCGTGCGCTCGAAGATGTACGCCGACGCGATGGTCGTCGCGACGGCAGGAGGCGCGCCCGAGCCCGCCGGGAACCCCGACGCCACGATCTCGTGGGGCTTCGACTTCGAGGGCGGCCTCGACGAGCTCGCGATCTACGACGCGCCGCTGACCGCCGATCGCGTGAAGGCCCACTTCGACGCCGCGAAGCTCACGCCACCGTGACGGCGTCGCCGCGTGCTCCTCGCCACGGCTCGTGGGATATCGTGGCGGGATGCGCGTTGCCCGCCGCCTCCCCGCGAAGCTTGCCTCGATCGTCTCCGCCGTGACCGTCTCGTCGACGGTGATGGCGGCTCCGACCCCCGCCATCGCGCCCAAGGGCGCGCGGGACGCTTCGTGGGTCGAGTTCTCGGGTGCCAACGCGGGCGCGACGGTGGGCTTCACCTTCACCGTGGGGAAACGCGATCTGGCCGTCACGTCGCTCGGCGTCTTTCAAGGCACCGGGCTCACGGGCTCCCACGAGGTCGGGATCTGGGACGACGCCGGGACGCTCTTGGGCAGCGTCACGGTCAAGGCCGGCGCCGAGAGCACGCTGGACGGCGAGTATCGCTACGAGTCGTTGACGGTGACCCTGGCGAAGAACCAGACGTACACGGTCGGCGCCTTCTTTCCGGGCATGAGCACGGAACGGATCCTCGTCGTCGCGAGCGACTCCACCGTCCCTCACCTGACCTTCGGCGGATCACGGCAAACGTCGCTCATCTTGGGCGGCGGCAGCTTCGCGCGACCGACGATCGACGCCAAGGTGGCCCAGGGCGTGTTCGGTCCCGGCTTTCGGTACGAGGGCCACGCCGCCGGCGGAGCCATCTCGGGCCTCACGAACGACGGGCTGGTGCTCCGGATCGACGACGCGACGGATCTCCCGATCGCGGCGTCCGGTCCGTATCGCTTCGAAGGGCTGCCCGACGGGACCTACGACGTGACGGTGAAGTCCCAGCCGGCGGGCCAGCACTGCTCCTTCGCGGCGACGGGGACGGTGGTCGTCGCGGGCGGCGACGTGACGAACCTCGACATGACCTGCGGTCTCGTGCCCACGGACGCCGGCTCCGACAGCGGTGTCGACGCGGGTCCTGAAGACGCCGGCGCCGGCGACGAGGACAGCGGCGTCACCGACGCGGGAGCCCCCGATTCCACGACACCGGAGCCCGTCGTTCCGGCTGCGGACAGCGGCGCGACGGCCCCTCCGGGCTCGAGCGGTGGGCTCAACCCCGGCGTCATCACCGTCGGCGCGGCCGACTCCGGCTCCGGCTGCAGCGTCGTCCCCGCGGAATCGCTTCGCCCCGCGTCGCTCTTTGGAGGCGGGCTCGTCGCCGCCGCGTGCATCCTCCGATCGCTCCGCCGCCGAAGGAGCGCCGTCGCGCTGCCGGCGACTCAGCGTGGTGGCGGAGGACCGCGCCGTGACGCACTCAGTACGCGTGAGAGGCGCGGCAGAGGCCGTAGTTGAGCGCGGTCTTCACGCAGCGAGCCCGGATCTCGGTGTTCGGCGGCGGGTCGGCGGTGTCCGACTCGGCGCGCACCCAGTGGACGACGCAGTCGGCGTGCCGGACTTCGCGCTCGCCGGGGCAAGGCTTTGACCTGAGATAGGCGTCTTTGCCGGCGGCCGTGATGCCCAGGCGCATCGTCGATGCGCAGTCCCCGCCGTCGAACGTCGGAATGTCGAAGATGGCGCAATCG includes these proteins:
- the trpS gene encoding tryptophan--tRNA ligase codes for the protein MANFSPKHAARLPAVTRPRVFSGIQPSGELHIGNYLGAVRTWRRQIEEDVEDTMFCIVDAHAITVPYEAADLRARIDGFAIDLVACGLDPAKTTLFVQSDVREHTELAWYLASVTPMGDLGRMTQFKEKGEGKDFVSTALFTYPVLMSADILLYKATIVPVGDDQVQHLELARETVRRFNHRFGDVFVEPKPRLSTTPRIMGLDGEAKMSKSKGNTISLFEEREQFWSKLRTSFTDPARKQLKDPGNPEICNIYTMHKAVSSKETQAEVVTNCTGAKWGCVDCKKVLYENFDRELVPLRRKRAELQLPQIREALGDGAAKARRIARETMKEVRAAMGLGSLASERA
- a CDS encoding site-specific DNA-methyltransferase, with the protein product MRKEIGSTVTLAYLDPPFLTGRAFEAIEKENAPPRSGPLSKRPKKFAFDDRWSGRGEYLEALGQRLVLVRELLAPHGSVVVHVDPKTSHYVKVLCDEIFGDDAFASEIVWRYRRWPSKTPNFQRVHDVLLRYRKDPKAAPRWNQPYEPLAASTLATWGTNKQRAVIEADGRRARSSTLDEPSKGVPMGDVWEIGVIAPVSKERTGYPSQKPELLLERLVSALSDPGDLVLDPYMGSGTTLAAAAKLGRSFVGADASEVAFGITQKRLEDLGVAFEEDSARRVKKSA
- a CDS encoding chemotaxis protein encodes the protein MPTVLLIIAGTGAVIVFFLMGQGGGAQDVSSVTDGVNRARRGERPSPPLGASPELARVFDELGRLAEDESKRAREAREAQAEIETLTRKLQESVQAQVTASEDTSRLVKDIAGAMRAFSTSVESLTHNAEESSSSILEMTATSAEVATNIGDLANSVRESVSSIEEMAASIKEVNKNIDALALTAEETSSSMNEMDVSIDQVQSNANETARLSEEVTLDAEKGAEAILKTISEIYRIKESSQEAVTAIGTLGARIDAIGQIVNVIDDVAEQTNLLALNAAIIAAQAGEQGKGFAVVADEIKDLAERAGASTREITDLIKTVQGESKNAITAVERGAHNVDRGVEVSNEAERALKKILESSQKSTTMVRAIARATVEQSKGSRQVTDAIGRISDAVQQIAVATGQQAKGAEHITKSADKMRIITQQVERSANEQAKGGRQITTAIENISGMVTDLNTGHKSQSEGAKQLVAMITKVEESARAQEAALRQLTSALSTFRLR
- a CDS encoding LamG domain-containing protein; this translates as MTSRAAALLFVLAAPGCTLFFLGSGFTDGDGDGSPPQGDAAAEGAAAIEASPDDATTADDAPVDAPPAHAYVAAVMADAPASYWRLEEPAGNILADEMGRRPLTIIHPSRVQRGQKGALSGASITLNGNTELRVGGEIDLSPDKTFTLEAWVRPTSSGDDYRRLFSKITIGGGGPLDGTYAWLNAGRGVVGFERWRERAVVDGLYWDTRLPADRFTHLVIVYDGVRSKMYADAMVVATAGGAPEPAGNPDATISWGFDFEGGLDELAIYDAPLTADRVKAHFDAAKLTPP
- a CDS encoding DUF4082 domain-containing protein; this translates as MRVARRLPAKLASIVSAVTVSSTVMAAPTPAIAPKGARDASWVEFSGANAGATVGFTFTVGKRDLAVTSLGVFQGTGLTGSHEVGIWDDAGTLLGSVTVKAGAESTLDGEYRYESLTVTLAKNQTYTVGAFFPGMSTERILVVASDSTVPHLTFGGSRQTSLILGGGSFARPTIDAKVAQGVFGPGFRYEGHAAGGAISGLTNDGLVLRIDDATDLPIAASGPYRFEGLPDGTYDVTVKSQPAGQHCSFAATGTVVVAGGDVTNLDMTCGLVPTDAGSDSGVDAGPEDAGAGDEDSGVTDAGAPDSTTPEPVVPAADSGATAPPGSSGGLNPGVITVGAADSGSGCSVVPAESLRPASLFGGGLVAAACILRSLRRRRSAVALPATQRGGGGPRRDALSTRERRGRGRS